In Microbacterium laevaniformans, a single window of DNA contains:
- a CDS encoding APC family permease, which yields MSTPSTTDAASTTGALSSKGLSAGTIGLIGAVVIGISCIAPAYTFTAAVGPTASAVGAQIPAIILVGFIPMLLVAFGYRELNNRMPDAGTSFTWAARAFGPWVGWMAGWGLVVATILVLSNLAGVAVDFLFLLLSQVTGNAEIADLASNTWINVGVCLLFMLAATFISYRDMQTTQKLQYVLVTFQVAVLLFFAIAAIVEAVSGKGFDVQPFDIGWFNPFAVSSFSAFAAGLSLSIFIFWGWDVTLTMNEETKDPERTPGRAATITVLTIVSIYLLLAVAMIMYAGVGTGELGLGNEDIQGNVFFHLSGPILGPLAFLVSLAVLTSSASSLQSTFVGPARTLLSMGHYGALPPAFARVSPRFFTPGFATIVSAVVASAFYAVMRVVSENTLWDTILTLGMMICFYYGITAFACVWYFRKQWFDSVRNVFFTFLFPLVGGVILGILFFTTLIDSMDPDYGSGANVGGVGIVFILGMLIIVVGIVLMIWQSVTRPAFFRGETLTTDAPASTRRLKEAAR from the coding sequence ATGAGCACACCCTCCACGACCGACGCCGCCTCCACGACCGGGGCCCTCTCCAGCAAGGGGCTCAGCGCCGGCACGATCGGCCTGATCGGCGCCGTCGTCATCGGGATCTCCTGCATCGCCCCGGCGTACACGTTCACGGCGGCCGTCGGCCCCACGGCATCCGCGGTGGGCGCGCAGATCCCGGCGATCATCCTCGTGGGATTCATCCCGATGCTCCTGGTCGCCTTCGGCTACCGCGAGCTGAACAACCGCATGCCGGATGCCGGCACCAGCTTCACCTGGGCGGCGCGCGCCTTCGGACCGTGGGTCGGCTGGATGGCCGGGTGGGGACTGGTGGTCGCCACGATCCTCGTGCTGTCGAACCTGGCCGGCGTCGCCGTGGACTTCCTCTTCCTGCTGCTGTCGCAGGTGACGGGCAACGCCGAGATCGCCGACCTCGCGTCGAACACGTGGATCAACGTGGGCGTGTGTCTTCTGTTCATGCTCGCGGCCACCTTCATCTCCTACCGCGACATGCAGACCACCCAGAAGTTGCAGTACGTGCTCGTGACCTTCCAGGTCGCCGTGCTGCTGTTCTTCGCGATCGCCGCCATCGTCGAGGCCGTCAGCGGCAAGGGCTTCGACGTCCAGCCGTTCGACATCGGCTGGTTCAACCCGTTCGCCGTCAGCTCGTTCAGCGCGTTCGCCGCGGGCCTGTCGCTGTCGATCTTCATCTTCTGGGGGTGGGACGTCACCCTCACGATGAACGAGGAGACGAAGGACCCCGAGAGGACGCCGGGTCGTGCGGCGACCATCACGGTGCTGACGATCGTCTCGATCTACCTTCTGCTGGCCGTCGCCATGATCATGTACGCCGGGGTCGGCACGGGGGAGCTGGGCCTGGGCAACGAGGACATCCAGGGCAACGTGTTCTTCCACCTGTCCGGACCGATCCTTGGGCCACTCGCCTTCCTCGTGTCCCTCGCGGTGCTCACCTCGTCGGCGTCGTCGCTGCAGTCGACGTTCGTGGGACCGGCGCGCACGCTCCTGTCGATGGGACACTACGGCGCCCTCCCACCGGCGTTCGCGCGGGTCAGCCCGCGCTTCTTCACGCCCGGCTTCGCCACGATCGTCTCGGCGGTGGTCGCCTCCGCGTTCTACGCGGTGATGCGCGTGGTGAGCGAGAACACCCTCTGGGACACGATCCTCACGCTCGGCATGATGATCTGCTTCTACTACGGCATCACGGCTTTCGCGTGCGTCTGGTACTTCCGTAAGCAGTGGTTCGACTCGGTGCGCAACGTGTTCTTCACGTTCCTGTTCCCCCTCGTGGGCGGCGTGATCCTCGGCATCCTGTTCTTCACCACGCTCATCGACTCCATGGATCCCGACTACGGCTCCGGCGCCAACGTCGGCGGCGTCGGGATCGTCTTCATCCTCGGCATGCTCATCATCGTGGTGGGTATCGTCCTCATGATCTGGCAGTCGGTGACACGTCCCGCCTTCTTCCGCGGCGAGACCCTCACCACGGACGCCCCTGCCAGCACCCGTCGCCTGAAGGAGGCCGCACGTTGA
- a CDS encoding universal stress protein, with the protein MSGHVVVGYTATKPGRDAVAFAARLAAALDAVLDVAIILPSSDRSVITPPDAGYERHLHAQAQTWIAQAIDRIPADVVAHAHVRPAESFAEGLIEIADELGASYIVVGAADGASRGRHRLGSTTSELLHSSDVPVVLVPRGARKIAPETGITRLTVAIGMRPGADALIAETAALAETLGVPVRLLSLLPVDLPPSADTGAIRLAGTTKADEVLAAARAELPGGLHTDVAVAAGDSIEEAVSYLDWQPGELVLVGSSRLAQPRRLFLGSTAAKMLHEITVPVIVVPRTHSEESRR; encoded by the coding sequence ATGAGCGGGCACGTCGTCGTCGGATACACCGCGACCAAGCCCGGACGCGACGCCGTCGCGTTCGCCGCGCGGCTCGCGGCGGCCCTCGACGCCGTGCTCGACGTCGCGATCATCCTGCCCAGCTCCGACCGCAGCGTCATCACGCCCCCGGATGCCGGGTACGAACGGCACCTGCACGCGCAGGCGCAGACCTGGATCGCCCAGGCGATCGACCGGATCCCCGCCGACGTCGTCGCGCACGCCCATGTGCGCCCGGCCGAGTCGTTCGCCGAGGGCCTCATCGAGATCGCCGACGAGCTGGGTGCCTCGTACATCGTGGTCGGCGCCGCCGACGGCGCCTCGCGCGGCCGGCACCGCCTCGGCTCGACGACGAGCGAGCTGCTGCACTCATCGGATGTGCCGGTCGTCCTCGTCCCGCGGGGGGCACGCAAGATCGCGCCCGAGACCGGCATCACCCGGCTGACGGTCGCGATCGGCATGCGGCCCGGGGCCGACGCCCTCATCGCCGAGACCGCAGCGCTCGCGGAGACCCTCGGCGTGCCCGTCCGACTGCTCTCCCTGCTGCCGGTCGATCTTCCGCCGTCCGCCGACACGGGTGCCATCCGCCTCGCCGGCACGACGAAGGCCGATGAGGTGCTCGCGGCGGCTCGGGCGGAGCTTCCTGGCGGCCTGCACACCGATGTCGCGGTCGCCGCCGGCGACAGCATCGAGGAGGCCGTGTCCTACCTCGACTGGCAGCCGGGTGAACTCGTGCTCGTCGGATCGAGCCGCCTCGCGCAGCCGCGCCGCCTGTTCCTCGGCTCGACCGCGGCGAAGATGCTGCACGAGATCACCGTGCCGGTGATCGTCGTCCCCCGAACCCACTCCGAGGAGTCTCGACGATGA
- a CDS encoding flavin monoamine oxidase family protein translates to MTEITRDVVVIGAGAAGLTAANQLKKAGLSVTVLEARDRVGGRLWTDTIEGAMLEIGGQWVSPDQDALKETIVELGLETFDRYRDGDSVYIGPDGVAHRYTGEMFPVSAETEKVIADVTARLDAMVAEIDPDRPWAHPKAAEWDTVSWDAWLREQTDDDEAIRNLAFPTGSAMLTKPTHSFSLLQSLLMAASAGSYTNLVDADFILDKRVVGGLQQVPLLLAERLGDDVFLGQPVRTLEYTEGEGVVAIADGVTVRARHAILALAPVLYNRISFVPPLPRLQHQMHQHISMGFVIKVHAVYETPFWREKGLSGTAFSPYELSHEAYDNTNHGDERGTLVGFVSDRTADDLFRLSAEERKERILESLSHYYGPEAKDPVVYYESDWGSEEWTRGAYAASFDLGGLHRYGADLRTPVGPIHFACSDMAGAGYQHVDGAIRMGRLAAQQILDEIHT, encoded by the coding sequence ATGACCGAGATCACGCGCGACGTCGTCGTCATCGGCGCCGGTGCGGCGGGATTGACCGCCGCCAACCAGCTCAAGAAGGCGGGCCTGTCGGTCACCGTGCTCGAAGCCCGCGACCGCGTGGGCGGGCGGCTGTGGACCGACACGATCGAGGGAGCGATGCTCGAGATCGGCGGCCAGTGGGTCTCGCCCGATCAGGACGCGCTCAAGGAGACCATCGTCGAGCTGGGTCTGGAGACCTTCGACCGCTACCGCGACGGCGACAGCGTCTATATCGGCCCCGATGGGGTCGCCCACCGCTACACGGGTGAGATGTTCCCCGTCAGCGCCGAGACCGAGAAGGTCATCGCGGATGTCACCGCCCGCCTCGACGCCATGGTCGCCGAGATCGATCCCGACCGCCCGTGGGCACACCCGAAGGCCGCGGAGTGGGACACCGTCTCGTGGGATGCCTGGCTGCGCGAGCAGACCGACGACGACGAGGCCATCCGCAACCTCGCCTTCCCCACCGGATCGGCCATGCTCACGAAGCCGACCCATTCGTTCTCGCTGCTGCAGTCGCTGCTGATGGCGGCATCCGCCGGTAGCTACACCAACCTGGTCGATGCCGACTTCATCCTGGACAAGCGCGTCGTCGGCGGCCTGCAGCAGGTGCCGCTGCTGCTGGCCGAGCGCCTGGGCGACGACGTCTTCCTCGGCCAGCCGGTGCGCACCCTCGAATACACCGAGGGGGAGGGTGTCGTGGCCATCGCCGACGGCGTCACCGTCCGCGCTCGCCACGCGATCCTCGCGCTCGCGCCGGTGCTGTACAACCGCATCTCGTTCGTTCCGCCGCTGCCGCGCCTTCAGCACCAGATGCATCAGCACATCTCGATGGGCTTCGTCATCAAGGTGCACGCCGTCTACGAGACGCCCTTCTGGCGCGAAAAGGGCCTGTCGGGCACGGCCTTCAGCCCCTATGAGCTCTCGCACGAGGCCTACGACAACACGAACCACGGCGACGAGCGCGGAACGCTCGTGGGCTTCGTCTCCGACCGCACGGCCGATGACCTGTTCCGTCTGAGCGCCGAGGAGCGCAAGGAGCGCATTCTCGAATCGCTCAGCCACTACTACGGTCCCGAGGCGAAGGATCCGGTCGTCTACTACGAGAGCGACTGGGGCAGCGAGGAGTGGACGCGCGGCGCGTACGCGGCATCCTTCGACCTCGGCGGACTGCACCGCTACGGCGCGGACCTGCGCACCCCCGTCGGGCCCATCCACTTCGCGTGCAGCGACATGGCCGGCGCGGGCTACCAGCACGTCGACGGAGCCATCCGCATGGGGCGCCTCGCGGCGCAGCAGATCCTGGACGAGATCCACACATGA
- the gabT gene encoding 4-aminobutyrate--2-oxoglutarate transaminase encodes MSIIDSAVVGGPSLAQERRLVTAIPGPRSQELLARKSAAVASGVAHTVPIEAVAAGGGVVVDADGNSLIDLGSGIAVTSVGNAHPDVVAAVQAAVAQMTHTCFMISPYESYVAVAEKLNRLTPGDHAKKSALFNSGAEAVENAIKIARKATGRQAVVAFDHAYHGRTNLTMALTAKSMPYKSGFGPFASEIYRVPASYPLRDGLSGADAAAKAISLIEKQIGADNLAAVIIEPIQGEGGFIVPAEGFLPAVVDWCRAHDVVFIADEVQTGFARTGAMFASELFGIVPDLITTAKGIAGGMPLAAVTGRAEIMDATHGGGLGGTYGGNPVACAAAIAAIDAFENDGMLERAREIGGILRARFESLQQTDARIGEVRGAGAMIAVEFVDPETKAPDAALTSAVAKAAIAEGVIVLTCGTYGNVIRFLPPLSISDELLTEGVDVVVAALAAH; translated from the coding sequence ATGAGCATCATCGACAGCGCCGTCGTCGGCGGTCCGTCCCTGGCGCAGGAGCGCCGTCTCGTCACCGCGATCCCCGGCCCCCGCTCGCAGGAGCTGCTGGCGCGCAAGAGCGCCGCCGTCGCGTCGGGAGTCGCGCACACGGTGCCGATCGAAGCCGTCGCCGCCGGCGGGGGCGTCGTGGTCGACGCCGACGGCAACTCGCTCATCGACCTCGGCAGTGGCATCGCCGTCACGAGCGTGGGCAACGCCCACCCGGACGTCGTGGCGGCCGTCCAGGCCGCCGTCGCGCAGATGACGCACACCTGCTTCATGATCTCGCCGTACGAGTCGTACGTGGCCGTCGCCGAGAAGCTCAACCGTCTCACGCCCGGCGACCACGCGAAGAAGTCGGCGCTGTTCAACTCCGGCGCCGAAGCCGTCGAGAACGCGATCAAGATCGCGCGCAAGGCCACCGGCCGCCAGGCCGTCGTCGCGTTCGACCACGCCTACCACGGCCGCACCAACCTCACGATGGCCCTCACCGCGAAGTCGATGCCGTACAAGAGCGGATTCGGTCCGTTCGCCTCCGAGATCTACCGCGTGCCGGCCTCGTACCCGCTGCGCGACGGCCTGAGCGGTGCGGATGCCGCTGCCAAGGCCATCTCGTTGATCGAGAAGCAGATCGGCGCCGACAACCTGGCGGCCGTCATCATCGAACCGATCCAGGGCGAGGGCGGCTTCATCGTGCCCGCCGAGGGATTCCTTCCCGCGGTCGTCGACTGGTGCCGCGCCCACGACGTCGTCTTCATCGCCGACGAGGTGCAGACCGGCTTCGCCCGCACCGGTGCGATGTTCGCGAGCGAACTGTTCGGCATCGTGCCGGACCTCATCACGACGGCCAAGGGCATCGCCGGCGGCATGCCGCTGGCGGCGGTCACCGGGCGCGCCGAGATCATGGATGCCACCCACGGCGGAGGCCTCGGCGGCACCTACGGCGGCAACCCGGTCGCCTGCGCGGCGGCGATCGCCGCGATCGACGCCTTCGAGAACGACGGGATGCTCGAGCGGGCGCGCGAGATCGGGGGGATCCTCCGCGCCCGCTTCGAGTCCCTGCAGCAGACCGACGCGCGTATCGGCGAGGTGCGCGGAGCCGGCGCGATGATCGCGGTCGAGTTCGTCGACCCCGAGACGAAGGCCCCGGATGCCGCGCTCACGTCGGCCGTGGCCAAGGCGGCGATCGCCGAGGGCGTGATCGTCCTCACCTGCGGCACCTACGGCAACGTCATCCGCTTCCTGCCGCCCCTGTCGATCTCCGACGAACTGCTCACCGAGGGCGTCGACGTCGTCGTCGCCGCCCTCGCCGCCCACTGA
- a CDS encoding helix-turn-helix domain-containing protein, whose product MTETQPTLRALLARRDLDLRLASRPDDLDEGALDAPLRWVHSSDLIDPTPFLADDLLLLTTGTQFVGAGSDGEAGDDAAYVARLRARGVRGLGFGTEVVRDGIPPALVLACAAQRMPLFEVPYRTPFIALARANAEAIAAQAYARRTWALSAQRAISLAALRPDGLAATVAELASQLGAWVGLFDAAGTLTQSAPADVLDDDARAALATEAGAVLRRGSRAASTLEIGDRRVTMQTLGRGGHLRGLIAIVGADLDLEGRSVVTSVIAMAGLALEQNVGLGRARAALRAGLLHTLLEDDPQLARRVSRELWGPLPTSPVLIGVAAVAANRTDAAVDWLELQAAERGGLFYARSGDGIVVVVSAADEGAPTALAGLLDAAVGLSEPTDYNGFSRAHAQALTALRTAVSGTVTRFADAAGVLSSLDSPAARALADARLRPLRAHDEAHGTALVETVRTWLTHDARIDEAARALGIHRHTVRARVAQAQQLLGVDLSSFPARAELWAALVAAG is encoded by the coding sequence ATGACCGAGACGCAGCCGACCCTGCGCGCCCTCCTCGCGCGCCGCGACCTCGACCTGCGGCTCGCCTCCCGCCCCGACGATCTCGACGAGGGAGCGCTGGACGCGCCGCTGCGGTGGGTGCACAGCTCCGACCTCATCGACCCCACTCCCTTCCTCGCCGACGACCTGCTGCTGCTGACGACGGGCACGCAGTTCGTCGGAGCCGGCAGTGACGGCGAAGCGGGCGATGACGCCGCCTACGTGGCGCGCCTGCGCGCCCGCGGTGTGCGCGGGCTGGGGTTCGGCACCGAGGTGGTGCGCGACGGCATCCCGCCCGCGCTCGTTCTCGCCTGCGCCGCGCAGCGGATGCCGCTGTTCGAGGTGCCCTACCGCACGCCGTTCATCGCGCTGGCACGGGCGAACGCCGAAGCCATCGCCGCGCAGGCGTATGCCCGTCGCACCTGGGCGCTGTCGGCGCAACGGGCGATCTCGCTCGCCGCACTGCGTCCGGACGGGCTGGCGGCGACCGTCGCCGAGCTCGCGTCTCAACTCGGCGCGTGGGTCGGACTGTTCGACGCCGCCGGCACGCTGACCCAGAGCGCCCCCGCCGACGTGCTCGACGACGATGCGCGCGCCGCCCTCGCGACAGAGGCCGGCGCCGTGCTGCGCCGCGGGTCCCGCGCGGCGTCGACGCTCGAGATCGGTGATCGACGCGTCACGATGCAGACCCTCGGCCGCGGGGGACACCTCCGCGGGCTCATCGCGATCGTCGGCGCCGATCTCGACCTGGAGGGACGCAGCGTCGTGACCTCGGTCATCGCGATGGCCGGCCTCGCCCTCGAGCAGAACGTGGGACTCGGCCGCGCCCGAGCGGCACTGCGGGCAGGACTGCTGCACACGCTCCTCGAGGACGACCCGCAACTGGCGCGTCGCGTCTCGCGCGAGCTGTGGGGCCCGCTGCCGACGAGCCCCGTCCTCATCGGGGTCGCCGCCGTCGCCGCCAACCGCACGGACGCGGCGGTCGACTGGCTCGAACTGCAGGCCGCCGAACGCGGCGGCCTGTTCTACGCGCGCAGCGGCGACGGCATCGTCGTGGTCGTCTCCGCCGCCGACGAGGGCGCGCCCACCGCGCTCGCGGGTCTGCTGGATGCCGCGGTGGGGCTGTCGGAACCCACCGACTACAACGGATTCTCTCGCGCCCACGCGCAGGCCCTCACCGCGCTGCGCACCGCCGTGAGCGGGACCGTCACGCGCTTCGCGGATGCCGCGGGGGTGCTGTCCAGTCTCGATTCCCCGGCCGCCCGCGCCCTCGCCGACGCGCGGCTGCGCCCGCTGCGGGCGCACGACGAGGCCCACGGCACAGCGCTCGTGGAGACCGTGCGCACCTGGCTCACCCACGACGCGCGCATCGACGAGGCCGCGCGGGCTCTCGGCATCCATCGGCACACGGTGCGCGCCCGGGTCGCGCAGGCGCAGCAGCTGCTGGGGGTGGACCTGTCGAGCTTCCCGGCGCGTGCCGAGCTGTGGGCCGCCCTCGTCGCCGCGGGGTGA
- a CDS encoding response regulator transcription factor, whose translation MAMKIGDAMTRDGARPRLLYVEDDPTIAGMTLEVLSEVYDVTHLSDGLAARERVLAERFDVLVVDRRLPGLDGVEIVQAMRTARLTTPVLLLTALGAVPDRVDGLDSGANDYLVKPFDFDELLARLRALLRGHHAEGRRRHLGDWTFVAESRALYGGGGERVTLTATEARLLALLSESPEHVFSRDEILHAVFSSDDALSSVDTYVHYIRRKASPEIIETVRGRGYRAGTPS comes from the coding sequence ATGGCGATGAAGATCGGAGACGCGATGACCCGCGATGGCGCACGGCCGCGACTGCTCTACGTGGAAGACGACCCGACGATCGCGGGCATGACCCTCGAGGTGCTCTCCGAGGTCTACGACGTCACGCACCTCAGCGACGGTCTCGCCGCACGGGAGCGCGTGCTGGCGGAGCGCTTCGATGTCCTGGTCGTCGACCGGCGCCTGCCGGGGCTCGATGGGGTGGAGATCGTGCAGGCGATGCGTACCGCCCGCCTCACCACGCCGGTGCTGCTGCTGACGGCTCTCGGCGCGGTCCCGGACCGGGTCGACGGGCTCGACAGCGGCGCCAACGACTACCTCGTCAAGCCGTTCGACTTCGACGAGCTGCTCGCACGCCTGCGCGCGCTCCTCCGCGGGCACCATGCCGAGGGACGCCGGCGTCACCTCGGGGACTGGACCTTCGTCGCCGAGTCGCGCGCACTGTACGGCGGCGGCGGCGAGCGCGTCACGCTGACGGCGACCGAGGCGCGCCTGCTGGCGCTGCTGAGCGAGAGCCCCGAGCACGTCTTCTCCCGCGACGAAATCCTTCACGCCGTCTTCTCCTCCGACGACGCACTGAGTTCCGTCGACACCTACGTGCACTACATCCGCCGCAAGGCGTCGCCCGAGATCATCGAGACCGTTCGCGGTCGCGGCTACCGTGCGGGGACCCCGTCGTGA
- a CDS encoding sensor histidine kinase, whose amino-acid sequence MSDEADRRRVRRAAVHVGLLVGAASAVVVTAGVALLVAVLLLSARPELHHNGEGGGRSGPPDGDRIVVDVDRILPWVVALGLAGVALLALVAWFAARRAVAPLAGALRLQRRFVADASHEIRTPLTALTSRTQILERRYRRGEDLTATLAALRADASVMDAVLTDMLLTAEGTATDAEPAVVDAALTAAAATVAPLAEEAGVLVRVGQGGGAGLRVRLPRVTLDRLCVALLDNAVQHTPAGGEVALSARSDGRGVAIRVRDGGTGIADADRERIFERFARGPESGRRRGFGLGLALVREAAEAAGGRIEIERTSAAGTTMLLWLPQAA is encoded by the coding sequence GTGAGCGACGAGGCCGACCGCCGGCGCGTTCGTCGCGCCGCGGTCCACGTCGGTCTGCTCGTCGGTGCCGCATCGGCCGTCGTGGTGACGGCGGGAGTCGCGCTTCTCGTGGCCGTTCTGCTGCTGTCAGCCCGACCCGAACTGCACCACAACGGCGAGGGCGGCGGCCGCAGCGGTCCGCCGGACGGCGACCGCATCGTCGTCGACGTCGACCGCATCCTCCCCTGGGTCGTCGCGCTCGGTCTCGCCGGGGTGGCGCTGCTCGCCCTCGTCGCCTGGTTCGCCGCCCGCCGCGCGGTGGCCCCCTTGGCCGGTGCCCTGCGGCTGCAGCGCCGCTTCGTCGCCGATGCGAGCCACGAGATCCGCACGCCGCTGACGGCTCTCACGAGCCGGACGCAGATCCTGGAGCGCCGCTACCGACGCGGCGAAGACCTCACCGCCACGCTCGCGGCGCTGCGCGCCGACGCGTCGGTCATGGACGCCGTGCTCACCGACATGCTGCTGACGGCGGAGGGAACGGCGACGGATGCCGAGCCCGCCGTCGTCGACGCGGCGCTGACGGCCGCGGCGGCCACGGTGGCGCCGCTGGCCGAGGAGGCGGGCGTGCTCGTCCGCGTCGGTCAGGGCGGCGGCGCGGGCCTGCGGGTGCGCCTTCCCCGCGTCACCCTCGACCGGCTCTGCGTCGCGCTCCTGGACAACGCGGTGCAGCACACTCCCGCCGGCGGCGAGGTCGCACTGTCGGCGCGATCCGACGGACGGGGCGTCGCGATCCGGGTGCGTGACGGCGGCACCGGCATCGCCGATGCCGATCGCGAGCGCATCTTCGAGCGCTTCGCCCGCGGCCCGGAGTCGGGGCGGCGGCGCGGCTTCGGCCTGGGTCTCGCGCTCGTGCGCGAGGCGGCCGAGGCGGCCGGGGGCCGGATCGAGATCGAGCGGACGTCGGCGGCGGGTACCACCATGCTGCTCTGGCTGCCGCAGGCTGCGTAG
- a CDS encoding FAD:protein FMN transferase gives MSELSRRAWTAELMGTTASIHVIGSPDACAAAADAAAFTVAMLRELEAIFSTYRADSEISRLRRGELSFADVDPRLTDVADACRRLEEATGGRFSAFWREGFDPTGYVKGWATDVAATAHLQPLLAMPGVSAVGINVGGDLRVWTAPDAHWSWTVGIADPARPGAALATLRVRNGAVATSGTAERGAHLIDPRSGVPVSAAVSATVVADDLTTADVWATALAVAAGEDTRWLWDAPLRSAMTVTDAGVRRWVAGVGVETVAAPAA, from the coding sequence ATGAGCGAACTCAGCCGCCGCGCCTGGACGGCGGAGCTCATGGGCACGACCGCCAGCATCCACGTCATCGGCAGTCCTGACGCGTGCGCGGCGGCGGCGGATGCCGCGGCTTTCACCGTCGCGATGCTCCGCGAGCTGGAGGCGATCTTCTCGACGTACCGTGCGGACTCGGAGATCTCGCGGCTGCGCCGCGGCGAGCTGAGCTTCGCCGACGTCGATCCGCGGCTGACGGATGTCGCCGATGCCTGCCGACGACTCGAGGAGGCGACCGGCGGGCGGTTCAGCGCCTTCTGGCGGGAAGGCTTCGATCCCACCGGCTACGTGAAGGGCTGGGCGACGGATGTCGCCGCGACGGCGCACCTCCAGCCGCTGCTCGCGATGCCCGGGGTGAGCGCCGTCGGCATCAACGTCGGCGGCGACCTGAGAGTGTGGACCGCCCCCGACGCGCACTGGTCGTGGACCGTGGGGATCGCCGATCCGGCGCGGCCGGGGGCGGCTCTCGCCACGCTGCGGGTGCGCAACGGCGCCGTCGCGACCTCCGGTACCGCAGAGCGCGGCGCCCACCTCATCGACCCGCGATCAGGCGTGCCCGTGTCGGCTGCGGTGAGTGCCACGGTCGTCGCGGACGACCTCACCACCGCCGACGTGTGGGCGACCGCCCTCGCCGTCGCTGCCGGCGAGGACACCCGGTGGCTGTGGGACGCGCCGCTGCGCTCGGCGATGACGGTCACCGACGCCGGCGTCCGTCGATGGGTCGCGGGCGTCGGCGTCGAGACCGTCGCGGCGCCCGCGGCCTGA
- a CDS encoding FMN-binding protein: MKRIVYALLATVSGLVLLFSYRTSLPEDAAVAAPLNANRTDATRVTPAPASPSAGTSSTTTTPGGSSSSSSSGATSSTTTTSKSGLTDGTFTGSAVNTRYGAVQVQITVSGGVITDVQTPAYPDHSSRDRQINQDALPQLISETLSAQSAQIDMVSGATYTSTGYLDSLQSAIDQASA; this comes from the coding sequence ATGAAGAGAATCGTCTACGCCCTGCTCGCGACCGTCAGCGGCCTCGTGCTGCTGTTCAGCTATCGCACATCCCTTCCCGAGGACGCGGCCGTCGCCGCACCGCTGAACGCGAATCGCACGGACGCCACCCGCGTCACCCCGGCTCCGGCGTCGCCGTCGGCCGGGACCTCGTCGACCACGACGACCCCCGGCGGGTCGAGTTCGAGCTCGTCGTCGGGGGCGACCTCTTCGACGACGACCACGTCGAAGAGCGGGCTCACCGACGGCACGTTCACAGGCTCGGCGGTCAACACGCGCTACGGGGCGGTGCAGGTGCAGATCACCGTCTCGGGCGGCGTGATCACCGACGTGCAGACGCCGGCCTACCCCGATCACAGCAGCCGCGACCGTCAGATCAACCAGGACGCCCTGCCGCAGCTGATCTCCGAGACGCTCTCGGCCCAGAGCGCGCAGATCGACATGGTGTCGGGGGCGACGTACACGAGCACCGGGTACCTCGACTCGCTCCAGTCGGCGATCGACCAGGCCTCGGCATGA